One window of the Anguilla rostrata isolate EN2019 chromosome 13, ASM1855537v3, whole genome shotgun sequence genome contains the following:
- the LOC135238641 gene encoding myosin-binding protein H-like isoform X7: MPAKPVIKKAPLKKAPAKKAAPAPAPEPAPEPAPAEAPPAEAPPAEAAPAEAAPAEVAPAEAAPAAEEAPAADAAPPAESAPPAEAAPADAAAAPPPPTEPAPPEADAAAAPAAEEVAAPAPAEPEKPADVPEAPSAEAASAAPPAVPAPEAPAEAEAAAEPAEKPAAPAAAEGETPAEAPAAAPEVPAPPAAAKGKAPAKAVAPAAEKPAAVAAPEAPAEAAAAPEAPAPPAAGKGKAPAKGKGKAPAAAKTKAPAKGKAPAKAVAPAAEEPAAVAAPEAPAEAADAAAAAAPAAQPPAEDAAAPAAPEAPADGKTSAAAAAPPAEEPKAPTPPPPEPEVPTSEPLNVSVEDVNDTSVTIKWRPPEKIGSGLDGYVVEYCKDQTTDWIVANAEPTPANRLVIKDMATGDLLHIRVVTVNPGGRSAPGALAEPVIVREVVDRPKIHLPRVLKSRLVKKVGEKVNLVIPFSGKPKPVVSWTKDGQALDPKTMNIRNSDKDSILFIRQVERSHSGKYEMSVKVDSFEDKAAIILQIVELPGPPTSIKLADTWGFNVALEWTPPQDSGNTEITGYTVQKADKKTGDWFTVLEHFHRLNGTVSDLVMGNTYSFRVFAENKVGRGEEAAVTKETAQILKQGIHYQPVDYKEHDFTEAPKFTTPLSDRAATVGYTTKLLCAVRGYPKPKVEWMKNSMIIGEDPKYRMINSQGICTLEIRKPSCFDGGVYTCRAKNSIGEAAVACKLEVKQVVNPAAEKKE; the protein is encoded by the exons ATGCCAGCCAAGCCTGTCATCAAGAAGGCGCCGCTGAAGAAGGCGCCGGCGAAGAAGGCAGCGCCGGCACCTGCTCCGGAGCCTGCGCCCGAGCCCGCACCTGCCGAGGCTCCTCCGGCCGAAGCCCCTCCCGCGGAAGCCGCGCCCGCAGAAGCCGCTCCAGCCGAGGTTGCTCCCGCGGAAGCCGCTCCAGCCGCCGAGGAAGCTCCTGCAGCTGATGCTGCTCCGCCGGCAGAAAGCGCTCCTCCCGCAGAAGCGGCTCCTGCCGACGCTGCTGCGGCTCCACCCCCTCCTACAGAACCAGCTCCTCCAGAAG CTGATGCCGCTGCCGCTCCGGCTGCTGAAGAGGTCGCTGCTCCCGCGCCCGCGGAACCAGAGAAACCAGCTGACG TCCCCGAGGCTCCCTCTGCTGAAGCAGCCAGTGCCGCCCCGCCTGCCGTCCCCGCGCCAGAGGCACCGGCTGAAGCCGAGG CCGCCGCTGAACCCGCAGAAAagcctgctgctcctgctgctgcagaaggCGAGACTCCAGCCGAGG CACCAGCTGCTGCTCCTGAAGTACCTGCTCCACCGGCCGCTGCTAAGGGCAAGGCACCAGCCAAGG CCGTAGCGCCCGCTGCGGAGAAACCTGCTGCCGTTGCCGCGCCTGAGGCTCCAGCTGAGG CCGCTGCTGCTCCTGAAGCACCTGCTCCACCGGCCGCTGGTAAGGGCAAGGCACCGGCCAAGGGTAAGGGAAAGGCACCAGCCGCTGCTAAGACCAAGGCACCAGCCAAGGGCAAGGCACCAGCCAAGG cCGTAGCGCCCGCTGCTGAGGAACCTGCTGCCGTTGCCGCACCCGAGGCTCCAGCTGAGG CCGCTGacgctgctgccgctgctgctcctgctgctcagcCCCCCGCTGAGGATGCCGCTGCCCCTGCCGCCCCGGAAGCCCCAGCTGATGGTAAAACAT ctgcagctgctgccgcACCGCCAGCCGAAGAGCCCAAAGCGCCTACGCCGCCACCTCCGGAACCGGAAG TGCCCACCAGCGAGCCTCTTAATGTGTCTGTGGAGGATGTCAACGATACCTCAGTCACGATCAAATGGAGACCCCCGGAGAAAATTGGCTCCGGCCTTGATGGATACGTAGTGGAGTACTGCAAAGACCAAA cGACTGACTGGATTGTTGCAAACGCTGAGCCCACACCAGCCAACCGCTTGGTGATCAAAGACATGGCCACCGGGGACCTCCTGCACATCCGCGTAGTTACAGTCAACCCAGGAGGCCGCAGTGCCCCTGGGGCCCTAGCTGAGCCCGTGATTGTGCGCGAAGTTGTGG ATCGCCCCAAGATCCACCTGCCTCGCGTCCTGAAATCGAGGCTCGTCAAGAAGGTCGGCGAAAAGGTCAACCTTGTCATCCCCTTTTCT GGCAAACCAAAACCAGTGGTGAGCTGGACCAAGGACGGCCAGGCTCTGGACCCCAAGACCATGAACATCCGCAACAGCGACAAGGACAGCATTCTATTCATCCGGCAGGTGGAGAGGAGCCACTCGGGCAAGTACGAGATGTCCGTGAAGGTCGACAGCTTCGAGGACAAGGCCGCCATCATCCTACAGATTGTCG AACTTCCAGGTCCCCCGACCAGCATTAAGCTTGCGGACACCTGGGGCTTCAACGTGGCACTGGAATGGACCCCACCCCAGGACAGTGGCAACACCGAAATCACGGGGTACACCGTCCAGAAGGCGGACAAGAAAACCGGG GACTGGTTCACGGTGCTGGAGCACTTCCACCGACTCAACGGCACCGTCTCCGACCTCGTCATGGGCAACACTTACTCCTTCAGAGTCTTCGCCGAGAACAAGGTCGGCCGCGGAGAGGAAGCAGCCGTCACCAAGGAGACGGCGCAGATCCTGAAGCAGG GAATACACTATCAACCTGTCGATTACAAGGAGCATGACTTCACTGAAGCCCCCAAGTTCACCACTCCGCTGAGTGACAGAGCAGCCACCGTGGGCTACACCACCAAGCTCCTGTGTGCCGTCAGGGGCTATCCAAAG
- the LOC135238641 gene encoding myosin-binding protein H-like isoform X9: protein MPAKPVIKKAPLKKAPAKKAAPAPAPEPAPEPAPAEAPPAEAPPAEAAPAEAAPAEVAPAEAAPAAEEAPAADAAPPAESAPPAEAAPADAAAAPPPPTEPAPPEADAAAAPAAEEVAAPAPAEPEKPADVPEAPSAEAASAAPPAVPAPEAPAEAEAAEPAEKPAAPAAAEGETPAEAAAAPEVPAPPAAAKGKAPAKAVAPAAEKPAAVAAPEAPAEAAAAPEAPAPPAAGKGKAPAKGKGKAPAAAKTKAPAKGKAPAKAVAPAAEEPAAVAAPEAPAEAADAAAAAAPAAQPPAEDAAAPAAPEAPADGKTSAAAAAPPAEEPKAPTPPPPEPEVPTSEPLNVSVEDVNDTSVTIKWRPPEKIGSGLDGYVVEYCKDQTTDWIVANAEPTPANRLVIKDMATGDLLHIRVVTVNPGGRSAPGALAEPVIVREVVDRPKIHLPRVLKSRLVKKVGEKVNLVIPFSGKPKPVVSWTKDGQALDPKTMNIRNSDKDSILFIRQVERSHSGKYEMSVKVDSFEDKAAIILQIVELPGPPTSIKLADTWGFNVALEWTPPQDSGNTEITGYTVQKADKKTGDWFTVLEHFHRLNGTVSDLVMGNTYSFRVFAENKVGRGEEAAVTKETAQILKQGIHYQPVDYKEHDFTEAPKFTTPLSDRAATVGYTTKLLCAVRGYPKPKVEWMKNSMIIGEDPKYRMINSQGICTLEIRKPSCFDGGVYTCRAKNSIGEAAVACKLEVKQVVNPAAEKKE from the exons ATGCCAGCCAAGCCTGTCATCAAGAAGGCGCCGCTGAAGAAGGCGCCGGCGAAGAAGGCAGCGCCGGCACCTGCTCCGGAGCCTGCGCCCGAGCCCGCACCTGCCGAGGCTCCTCCGGCCGAAGCCCCTCCCGCGGAAGCCGCGCCCGCAGAAGCCGCTCCAGCCGAGGTTGCTCCCGCGGAAGCCGCTCCAGCCGCCGAGGAAGCTCCTGCAGCTGATGCTGCTCCGCCGGCAGAAAGCGCTCCTCCCGCAGAAGCGGCTCCTGCCGACGCTGCTGCGGCTCCACCCCCTCCTACAGAACCAGCTCCTCCAGAAG CTGATGCCGCTGCCGCTCCGGCTGCTGAAGAGGTCGCTGCTCCCGCGCCCGCGGAACCAGAGAAACCAGCTGACG TCCCCGAGGCTCCCTCTGCTGAAGCAGCCAGTGCCGCCCCGCCTGCCGTCCCCGCGCCAGAGGCACCGGCTGAAGCCGAGG CCGCTGAACCCGCAGAAAagcctgctgctcctgctgctgcagaaggCGAGACTCCAGCCGAGG CCGCTGCTGCTCCTGAAGTACCTGCTCCACCGGCCGCTGCTAAGGGCAAGGCGCCAGCCAAGG CCGTAGCGCCCGCTGCGGAGAAACCTGCTGCCGTTGCCGCGCCTGAGGCTCCAGCTGAGG CCGCTGCTGCTCCTGAAGCACCTGCTCCACCGGCCGCTGGTAAGGGCAAGGCACCGGCCAAGGGTAAGGGAAAGGCACCAGCCGCTGCTAAGACCAAGGCACCAGCCAAGGGCAAGGCACCAGCCAAGG cCGTAGCGCCCGCTGCTGAGGAACCTGCTGCCGTTGCCGCACCCGAGGCTCCAGCTGAGG CCGCTGacgctgctgccgctgctgctcctgctgctcagcCCCCCGCTGAGGATGCCGCTGCCCCTGCCGCCCCGGAAGCCCCAGCTGATGGTAAAACAT ctgcagctgctgccgcACCGCCAGCCGAAGAGCCCAAAGCGCCTACGCCGCCACCTCCGGAACCGGAAG TGCCCACCAGCGAGCCTCTTAATGTGTCTGTGGAGGATGTCAACGATACCTCAGTCACGATCAAATGGAGACCCCCGGAGAAAATTGGCTCCGGCCTTGATGGATACGTAGTGGAGTACTGCAAAGACCAAA cGACTGACTGGATTGTTGCAAACGCTGAGCCCACACCAGCCAACCGCTTGGTGATCAAAGACATGGCCACCGGGGACCTCCTGCACATCCGCGTAGTTACAGTCAACCCAGGAGGCCGCAGTGCCCCTGGGGCCCTAGCTGAGCCCGTGATTGTGCGCGAAGTTGTGG ATCGCCCCAAGATCCACCTGCCTCGCGTCCTGAAATCGAGGCTCGTCAAGAAGGTCGGCGAAAAGGTCAACCTTGTCATCCCCTTTTCT GGCAAACCAAAACCAGTGGTGAGCTGGACCAAGGACGGCCAGGCTCTGGACCCCAAGACCATGAACATCCGCAACAGCGACAAGGACAGCATTCTATTCATCCGGCAGGTGGAGAGGAGCCACTCGGGCAAGTACGAGATGTCCGTGAAGGTCGACAGCTTCGAGGACAAGGCCGCCATCATCCTACAGATTGTCG AACTTCCAGGTCCCCCGACCAGCATTAAGCTTGCGGACACCTGGGGCTTCAACGTGGCACTGGAATGGACCCCACCCCAGGACAGTGGCAACACCGAAATCACGGGGTACACCGTCCAGAAGGCGGACAAGAAAACCGGG GACTGGTTCACGGTGCTGGAGCACTTCCACCGACTCAACGGCACCGTCTCCGACCTCGTCATGGGCAACACTTACTCCTTCAGAGTCTTCGCCGAGAACAAGGTCGGCCGCGGAGAGGAAGCAGCCGTCACCAAGGAGACGGCGCAGATCCTGAAGCAGG GAATACACTATCAACCTGTCGATTACAAGGAGCATGACTTCACTGAAGCCCCCAAGTTCACCACTCCGCTGAGTGACAGAGCAGCCACCGTGGGCTACACCACCAAGCTCCTGTGTGCCGTCAGGGGCTATCCAAAG